A single region of the Deefgea piscis genome encodes:
- the minC gene encoding septum site-determining protein MinC, with product MTSFAYADDPAPVFEFKSTTTKLTAFVPSSLEPEKLILALQEQLGDGEHFLSNEQIAIDFSLLKSIPSAIEIAALVNVLRQFQLKPIAAQGGSIDQQVAAQEAGLVVLQDSGITPAAAPMVETIAAPSAMIIDRPVRTGQQVYAKGGDLIVLALVSHGAEVIADGNIHVYAPLRGRALAGARGNTEARIFTTCMEAELVSIAGVYRSLDANLPDSIAGKPSQIFLDQDKLVIEALSQTN from the coding sequence ATGACCAGTTTTGCTTACGCCGACGATCCGGCGCCCGTATTTGAGTTTAAAAGCACCACCACCAAACTCACCGCCTTTGTGCCTAGCTCACTCGAGCCAGAAAAATTAATTTTGGCACTCCAAGAGCAGCTTGGCGATGGCGAACATTTCTTATCGAACGAGCAAATCGCCATTGATTTTAGCTTACTCAAATCGATTCCTTCGGCGATAGAAATCGCCGCCCTCGTCAATGTGTTACGCCAATTTCAGCTCAAACCGATTGCCGCCCAAGGCGGTTCAATCGATCAGCAAGTTGCCGCACAAGAAGCTGGGCTGGTCGTCTTACAAGACAGCGGCATCACCCCTGCGGCCGCGCCGATGGTTGAAACCATTGCGGCGCCATCGGCAATGATTATTGATCGCCCTGTTAGAACCGGTCAGCAAGTGTATGCCAAGGGCGGTGATTTAATCGTTCTCGCCTTGGTTTCTCACGGCGCCGAAGTGATTGCCGACGGCAATATTCATGTTTACGCACCACTACGTGGTCGCGCGCTGGCGGGCGCTCGCGGCAATACCGAAGCGCGAATTTTCACCACCTGCATGGAAGCCGAACTGGTGTCGATTGCCGGCGTTTATCGCTCGCTCGACGCCAACCTACCGGACTCTATTGCCGGTAAGCCAAGCCAAATTTTCCTCGATCAAGACAAACTCGTGATCGAAGCACTCAGCCAAACCAATTAA
- the ppsR gene encoding posphoenolpyruvate synthetase regulatory kinase/phosphorylase PpsR encodes MRRTAFFVSDRTGITAEILGHSLLSQFEDVDFNRITLPFVDTMAKAEQVALDIRRHAVVDGCRPLVFSTIVDPILREKIHVEDALTVDFLEQFIGPLEEELGIESTHTIGRSHSIGNFEEYKNRIDAVNFSINHDDGIMPRDLAEADLILVGVSRSGKTPTCLYLALQFGIKAANYPLTPEDFGQHTLPRLLLPYRHKLFGLTIEPERLQQIREERKPDSRYCSIETCQFEVAEAEALLRHVGVPYLNTTRMSIEELSTTIMHRTGIKRRTF; translated from the coding sequence ATGCGCCGAACAGCTTTTTTTGTCTCTGATCGAACAGGGATTACTGCCGAGATTTTAGGGCATTCATTGCTATCACAATTTGAAGATGTTGACTTCAATCGAATCACTTTGCCATTTGTTGACACCATGGCCAAAGCCGAGCAAGTGGCCTTGGACATTCGTCGCCACGCAGTGGTCGATGGCTGTCGACCCTTAGTGTTTAGCACCATTGTTGACCCCATCTTGCGTGAGAAAATTCACGTTGAAGACGCATTAACCGTTGATTTTTTAGAACAATTTATCGGCCCACTCGAAGAAGAACTAGGCATCGAGTCAACCCATACTATTGGCCGCTCGCATTCGATCGGCAATTTTGAAGAATACAAAAATCGAATTGACGCGGTTAATTTTTCCATCAATCACGATGACGGCATCATGCCGCGTGACTTGGCTGAAGCTGACCTGATTCTTGTGGGTGTCTCTCGCTCAGGCAAAACCCCCACTTGCCTCTATCTCGCCTTACAGTTTGGTATCAAGGCGGCCAACTATCCACTCACGCCAGAAGACTTCGGCCAACACACTTTGCCGCGTCTTTTGTTGCCATATCGACACAAATTGTTTGGGCTTACAATTGAGCCAGAACGCTTACAACAGATTCGTGAAGAAAGAAAACCCGATAGTCGTTATTGCTCAATTGAAACCTGTCAGTTTGAAGTGGCTGAAGCCGAAGCACTATTGCGCCACGTGGGCGTCCCTTACCTCAACACCACGCGCATGTCGATTGAAGAGCTTTCAACCACCATCATGCACCGCACTGGAATCAAGCGCCGTACGTTCTAA
- the ppsA gene encoding phosphoenolpyruvate synthase — protein MTEKYVLDFAQLRMNDVEKVGGKNASLGEMISQLSEKGVRVPGGFATTAEAYRIFLAQNGLAEQIDEILSTLDVDDVKQLAVVGKQIREWIMATPLPAQLEAEMAEHYARLGDNVTVAVRSSATAEDLPDASFAGQQETFLNIVGYQNVVDAMKHVFASLYNDRAIAYRVHKGFDHKIVALSAGIQRMVRSDKGAAGVLFTIDTESGFDQVVFVTASYGLGETVVQGAVNPDEFFVHKPTLAAGRPAIVRRHLGGKALKMEFDTESVAGKSVRTVAVPKELRHQFSITDAEVEELARYAVIIEQHYGRPMDVEWGRDGIDGRLYILQARPETVKSQESGSDKLTKFRMLETSRIMTEGRAIGQKIGQGKVRIIRDVSEMDRVQAGDVLVSDMTDPDWEPVMKRAAAIVTNRGGRTCHAAIIARELGIPAVVGCGDATQMLREGDEVTVSCSEGDAGFVYEGLLKFERLDVALQSLPEAPVKIMMNVGNPELAFDFCQLPNEGVGLARLEFIINRMIGIHPKALLAYPNLAEPLKSQVEERIAGYRSAIDFYIDKIAEGIATLGAAFYPKKVIVRLSDFKSNEYANLLGGTEYEPHEENPMIGFRGAARYVDKSFRDCFELECRAVKKVRDVMGLTNVEVMIPFVRTLNEAECVIELLERNGLKRGENGLRVIMMCEIPANAVLAEQFLQYFDGFSIGSNDMTQLTLGIDRDSGGPVSTSFDERNEAVKAMLSMSIKACRKLGKYVGICGQGPSDHPDFAQWLVEEGIETISLNPDTVIETWLFLANGGKA, from the coding sequence ATGACTGAAAAATACGTACTTGATTTTGCCCAGCTACGCATGAATGACGTAGAGAAAGTTGGTGGGAAAAATGCCTCATTGGGCGAAATGATTTCGCAGCTAAGCGAGAAAGGCGTACGCGTGCCTGGTGGTTTTGCAACCACCGCAGAAGCTTATCGAATTTTTTTGGCGCAAAACGGCTTGGCTGAGCAAATTGATGAAATTCTTAGCACTTTAGATGTGGATGATGTAAAGCAATTGGCGGTAGTTGGTAAGCAAATCCGCGAGTGGATTATGGCCACGCCTTTGCCTGCGCAGCTTGAGGCCGAAATGGCCGAGCACTATGCGCGTTTGGGTGACAATGTCACCGTCGCGGTTCGCTCATCGGCAACGGCAGAAGATTTACCGGATGCGTCTTTTGCGGGGCAGCAAGAAACCTTTTTGAATATCGTCGGCTACCAAAATGTAGTTGATGCAATGAAGCATGTGTTTGCTTCTTTATATAACGATAGAGCGATTGCTTATCGGGTACATAAAGGTTTTGATCATAAAATTGTGGCACTGTCGGCGGGTATTCAGCGCATGGTGCGCTCGGATAAGGGCGCGGCAGGGGTACTCTTTACCATCGATACCGAATCGGGTTTTGATCAGGTGGTGTTTGTTACCGCTTCCTATGGTTTAGGTGAAACCGTAGTGCAAGGCGCAGTGAATCCTGATGAATTTTTTGTGCATAAACCAACCTTAGCGGCCGGTCGCCCAGCGATTGTGCGCCGCCATTTGGGTGGTAAAGCGCTGAAAATGGAATTTGATACTGAGTCGGTGGCGGGTAAGTCTGTTCGTACCGTAGCGGTGCCTAAAGAGCTGCGCCATCAATTTTCGATTACTGATGCTGAAGTGGAAGAGTTGGCACGTTACGCGGTGATTATTGAGCAGCATTACGGCCGTCCAATGGATGTGGAATGGGGCCGTGATGGGATTGATGGTCGGTTGTATATCTTGCAAGCGCGTCCAGAAACGGTGAAGTCACAAGAATCAGGTTCAGATAAACTCACTAAGTTCCGGATGCTAGAAACCAGTCGCATCATGACCGAAGGTCGAGCCATTGGGCAAAAAATCGGCCAAGGCAAGGTACGGATTATTCGCGATGTGTCCGAAATGGATCGGGTGCAAGCTGGCGACGTATTGGTGTCAGATATGACCGACCCAGATTGGGAGCCCGTGATGAAGCGGGCGGCGGCGATTGTCACTAATCGTGGTGGCCGTACTTGCCACGCAGCCATTATCGCGCGTGAATTGGGTATTCCGGCGGTGGTGGGTTGTGGTGACGCCACGCAAATGCTTAGAGAAGGCGATGAAGTGACGGTGTCTTGCTCCGAGGGCGATGCCGGCTTTGTGTATGAAGGCTTGCTGAAATTTGAACGACTGGACGTGGCGCTGCAAAGCTTGCCTGAAGCGCCGGTTAAAATCATGATGAATGTGGGTAATCCTGAGTTGGCATTTGATTTTTGCCAGCTGCCAAATGAGGGTGTGGGTTTAGCGCGTTTGGAATTTATTATTAATCGTATGATTGGGATTCATCCCAAAGCGCTGCTGGCTTACCCAAATTTGGCCGAGCCGCTGAAATCACAAGTTGAAGAACGCATTGCAGGCTATCGCTCAGCCATTGATTTTTATATTGATAAAATTGCCGAAGGGATTGCGACTTTAGGTGCGGCGTTTTATCCGAAAAAAGTCATTGTGCGCTTGTCTGACTTTAAATCGAATGAATATGCCAATCTGCTCGGTGGTACTGAGTATGAGCCGCACGAAGAAAATCCAATGATTGGCTTTCGCGGCGCGGCCCGTTATGTCGATAAATCATTCCGTGATTGTTTTGAGTTGGAATGCCGTGCGGTGAAAAAAGTGCGCGATGTGATGGGGCTGACCAATGTTGAAGTGATGATTCCATTCGTGCGCACACTCAATGAAGCAGAGTGCGTGATTGAGTTACTGGAACGCAATGGCTTAAAACGCGGCGAGAACGGTCTGCGCGTGATCATGATGTGTGAAATTCCTGCCAATGCCGTGTTAGCTGAGCAATTTTTGCAGTACTTTGATGGCTTTTCGATTGGCTCGAATGATATGACGCAGTTGACCTTGGGGATTGATCGCGATTCAGGTGGCCCAGTGTCAACCAGCTTTGACGAGCGCAATGAGGCGGTGAAAGCGATGTTGTCGATGTCGATTAAAGCTTGCCGTAAATTGGGTAAATACGTGGGGATTTGTGGCCAAGGCCCATCAGATCATCCTGACTTTGCCCAGTGGTTGGTCGAAGAGGGGATTGAAACGATTTCACTCAATCCGGACACTGTGATTGAAACTTGGCTGTTTTTGGCTAATGGCGGCAAGGCTTAA
- the wecB gene encoding non-hydrolyzing UDP-N-acetylglucosamine 2-epimerase, which translates to MSLRQPAKQQKKKVLCVFGTRPEAIKMAPLVLALQANTEIECQVCVTAQHREMLDQVMSLFGLEADFDLNLMQPGQNLTDLTARALQGVRDVLVDYQPDLVLVHGDTTTTLAAGLAAFYQHIPVGHVEAGLRTGNLYAPWPEELNRSVVGLFAALHFAPTATAANNLLQAGVAPASVFITGNTVLDALLQVSQQIDRDAGLTASLAAGFPFLDSSKKLILVTGHRRENFGDGFVHICQALHQLAERDDVQIVYPVHLNPQVQAPVNEILQSCSNVHLIDPQTYLPFVYLLKRSFLVLTDSGGIQEEAPTLGKPVLVMRETTERPEAVDAGTAKLVGTDGERIVQAVSQLLDDPKVYQTMAQASNPYGDGNAAERIVDLICAWEGA; encoded by the coding sequence ATGAGCTTACGCCAACCAGCAAAACAGCAGAAAAAGAAAGTGCTCTGTGTTTTTGGTACTCGCCCTGAGGCCATTAAGATGGCGCCGCTGGTTTTGGCTTTGCAAGCCAATACTGAGATTGAATGCCAAGTGTGTGTGACGGCGCAGCATCGAGAAATGCTCGATCAAGTGATGAGTTTATTTGGTCTAGAAGCCGATTTTGATTTGAATTTAATGCAGCCTGGGCAAAATCTGACTGATCTGACTGCGCGGGCATTGCAAGGCGTGCGCGATGTATTAGTCGACTATCAGCCTGATTTAGTGTTGGTGCATGGCGATACTACGACCACATTGGCTGCGGGACTCGCTGCGTTTTATCAGCATATTCCCGTTGGGCATGTAGAAGCGGGCTTGAGAACGGGCAATTTATATGCGCCGTGGCCTGAGGAACTCAATCGCTCAGTGGTGGGTTTATTTGCCGCTTTGCATTTTGCACCGACAGCAACGGCTGCCAATAATTTATTGCAGGCAGGCGTTGCTCCGGCCTCGGTGTTTATTACCGGTAATACGGTACTCGATGCTTTGCTGCAAGTGAGTCAGCAGATTGACCGTGATGCTGGTTTGACTGCATCGCTTGCCGCCGGTTTTCCTTTTTTAGATTCAAGCAAAAAACTGATTTTAGTCACCGGCCATCGGCGAGAAAATTTTGGTGATGGTTTTGTGCATATTTGTCAGGCGCTACACCAGTTAGCAGAGCGTGATGATGTGCAAATTGTGTATCCAGTGCATTTAAATCCACAGGTGCAAGCGCCGGTGAATGAAATTTTGCAATCGTGCTCGAACGTGCATTTGATTGATCCACAGACTTATTTGCCCTTTGTGTATTTATTAAAACGCTCGTTTTTGGTGCTCACCGATAGTGGCGGCATTCAAGAAGAAGCGCCCACTTTAGGTAAACCGGTGTTGGTGATGCGCGAAACCACCGAGCGCCCAGAGGCGGTGGATGCCGGTACGGCTAAGTTAGTTGGTACCGATGGCGAGCGGATTGTGCAGGCGGTTAGCCAGCTGCTCGATGATCCTAAGGTGTATCAAACGATGGCTCAGGCTAGCAATCCGTATGGTGATGGTAATGCGGCAGAGCGGATTGTTGATTTAATTTGCGCTTGGGAGGGAGCCTGA